In Sphaeramia orbicularis chromosome 3, fSphaOr1.1, whole genome shotgun sequence, a genomic segment contains:
- the rs1a gene encoding retinoschisin 1a, whose protein sequence is MALKVQHFLLALLLGANAITSIYAQETGVSEAWTSRACKCDCEGESPTEFSSIGSPGPMVRGVDCMPECPYHKPLGFEAGSVNPDQITCSNQDQYTGWFSSWLPSKARLNSQGFGCAWLSKFQDNNQWLQIDLKEVKVVSGILTQGRCDTDEWITKYSVQYRTDEKLNWIYYKDQTGNNRVFYGNSDRTSSVQNLLRPPIVARYIRILPLGWHTRIALRLELLLCMNKCM, encoded by the exons ATGGCTCTGAAAGTGCAACATTTCCTGCTGGCCCTGCTTCTCGGAGCTAATG CGATCACCAGCATTTATGCTCAAGAG ACGGGGGTGTCCGAGGCGTGGACCAGCAGAGCTTGCAAATGTGACTGTGAAGGAGAATCCCCGACTGAGTTCTCCTCCATCGGGTCTCCAGGTCCTATGGTGCGTGGAGTGGATTGCATGCCAG AGTGTCCATACCACAAGCCTCTGGGTTTTGAGGCCGGATCAGTGAATCCAGACCAGATTACCTGCTCCAACCAGGACCAGTACACCGGCTGGTTCTCCTCCTGGCTCCCGAGCAAGGCCCGACTCAACAGTCAGGGATTTGG GTGTGCCTGGTTGTCTAAGTTTCAGGACAATAACCAGTGGCTGCAGATCGACCTGAAGGAGGTGAAAGTGGTGTCTGGGATCCTCACCCAGGGTCGCTGCGACACTGATGAGTGGATCACCAAGTACAGCGTCCAGTACCGCACCGATGAGAAACTGAACTGGATCTATTACAAAGACCAAACTGGAAACAACAGG GTGTTTTATGGAAACTCTGACCGGACCTCGTCTGTCCAGAACCTCCTGCGGCCCCCCATCGTAGCCCGTTACATCCGCATCCTCCCCCTCGGTTGGCACACACGCATCGCTCTGCGCCTGGAGCTGCTGCTCTGCATGAACAAATGCATGTGA